A genome region from Nitrospira sp. includes the following:
- a CDS encoding tetratricopeptide repeat protein has product MAIDSRQPVHRMIPMTGLWPSSFKPCAAMVTLALLLTLSACGGPQERKAQYRSKAQDYIQAGNFPKARVALRNVLKIDPKDADAYFLVAQVEEKEKNWRNAVANYQQVIEIVPDHKEALIVLAKYYLEAKLVDEVGRAADKVLEKHPQDPQAQALKIALLAQQDKMDQARVRAEALSKQYPTEPDVAILLATLYGQMRRLQEARATLQRALQAHPHHLDLLRNLKTILDEAHDDKGTEQVLRQMIQEEPTLYDPRLTLARFFDQRHATDQAEGVLREALTVFPENEQAWLALADFLSIRQGKDAAQVALRQAAKQLPYSTQIPFARAALYESHNDLAEAKRVYETLAKDYDKKPAGLDAQVKIAQLDFNAGRQTEAEGRLSEVLRQNPRSAQGLILQGKVALIGQNGKGAVQAFRTVLRDQPELAHVHHLLGQAYLMIGDSALARESFERAVALQPGLVEAGLGLVRMDNRSGQSRRARVRLKDILHSHPDHRQAMELLFGLDLADGDWNHAASILSRLRQLEGESAALLMAEGKLYESQKDFARAIAAYERAVIMAADAQEPLVAVVQLDLHNKQPERARRRLEAIIAAHPNHPYAHGLMGEVLSLIGRQDSARGHFNEATRINPTWVTPWLDSATLSLSQGQADSAIRTLKEGLSANPSSEELHMLLASVLASQGQVDEAIMAYDAVLRMNPRNIFSANNLASLLADHKSDAPNLERAFLLSREFEKDAPHPLFLDTLAWVRLKMGHLEDALRIMRQAVVKAPDLPILNYHLGAALYQSGRNVEAKVYLAKALKSTEQFQGRREAQQLLARTSG; this is encoded by the coding sequence ATGGCTATAGATTCACGACAACCAGTGCATCGTATGATCCCGATGACCGGCCTATGGCCTTCCTCCTTCAAGCCTTGCGCGGCCATGGTCACGCTGGCCTTGCTACTCACGTTATCGGCCTGTGGAGGGCCTCAGGAGCGGAAGGCGCAATATCGAAGCAAGGCGCAGGACTATATCCAGGCCGGCAACTTCCCGAAGGCACGAGTCGCCCTCCGCAACGTGCTGAAGATCGATCCTAAGGATGCGGACGCCTACTTCCTTGTGGCGCAGGTCGAGGAAAAGGAAAAAAACTGGCGCAATGCGGTCGCCAACTACCAGCAAGTCATCGAGATCGTACCGGACCACAAAGAGGCCCTCATTGTCTTGGCCAAGTATTATCTCGAAGCCAAACTGGTGGATGAGGTGGGACGAGCCGCGGACAAGGTTCTGGAAAAACACCCGCAAGACCCGCAGGCTCAGGCATTGAAGATCGCCTTGCTCGCGCAGCAGGACAAGATGGATCAGGCGAGGGTCCGAGCGGAGGCGTTGAGCAAACAATACCCGACCGAGCCGGATGTCGCCATTCTCCTGGCCACGTTGTATGGCCAGATGCGCCGCTTGCAAGAGGCCAGGGCGACGTTGCAACGTGCGCTTCAGGCGCATCCGCATCACCTGGATCTCTTGCGCAATCTGAAAACCATCCTCGACGAAGCCCACGACGACAAGGGCACCGAACAGGTTTTGCGTCAGATGATTCAGGAAGAACCCACGCTCTATGACCCTCGGCTGACACTGGCTCGCTTTTTCGACCAGCGCCACGCAACTGACCAGGCCGAAGGGGTGCTGCGCGAAGCGTTAACGGTGTTCCCCGAGAACGAACAGGCCTGGTTGGCCCTGGCTGACTTTTTGAGTATACGTCAGGGAAAGGACGCAGCGCAGGTCGCACTCCGACAAGCTGCTAAGCAGCTGCCCTATTCCACTCAAATACCGTTCGCACGAGCCGCGCTGTATGAGTCCCATAATGATCTCGCGGAAGCGAAACGGGTGTATGAAACGCTTGCGAAGGACTACGATAAAAAGCCGGCGGGGTTGGATGCCCAGGTCAAAATCGCGCAACTCGACTTCAACGCCGGGCGTCAGACAGAAGCCGAGGGACGACTGTCGGAAGTATTGCGGCAAAATCCGCGTTCGGCCCAAGGATTGATCTTGCAGGGAAAGGTGGCTTTGATCGGACAAAACGGGAAAGGGGCGGTGCAGGCATTTCGAACCGTCCTTCGTGATCAGCCGGAACTTGCCCATGTGCATCACCTCCTCGGCCAAGCGTATCTTATGATAGGGGACTCGGCGTTGGCCCGCGAAAGTTTCGAACGGGCCGTGGCACTCCAACCCGGACTGGTAGAGGCGGGATTGGGGCTAGTGAGAATGGACAATCGGAGTGGGCAATCGCGACGCGCCAGGGTACGCCTGAAGGACATCCTGCACTCTCACCCCGACCATCGGCAAGCGATGGAGCTCTTGTTTGGCTTAGACCTTGCGGACGGCGATTGGAATCATGCCGCATCAATTCTGAGCCGTCTACGGCAATTGGAGGGAGAAAGCGCCGCTCTCCTTATGGCGGAGGGCAAGTTATACGAGAGCCAAAAAGACTTTGCCCGTGCCATCGCCGCCTATGAGCGAGCGGTGATCATGGCAGCCGATGCGCAGGAGCCCCTGGTAGCCGTCGTCCAACTTGATCTTCACAATAAACAGCCTGAGCGTGCGAGACGCCGCCTGGAGGCCATCATTGCCGCTCATCCCAATCATCCGTACGCCCACGGCTTGATGGGAGAGGTGTTGTCCCTCATCGGACGACAGGATTCGGCCAGGGGCCACTTTAATGAGGCGACCAGAATCAATCCAACCTGGGTCACTCCTTGGCTCGATTCGGCGACTCTCTCGCTTTCACAGGGACAGGCGGACAGCGCGATTCGAACGTTGAAAGAAGGCTTGTCCGCAAACCCATCCAGTGAAGAGTTGCACATGTTGCTCGCCTCGGTGTTGGCAAGCCAAGGGCAGGTCGATGAGGCCATCATGGCCTATGACGCGGTGCTGCGCATGAATCCGCGCAATATTTTCTCGGCGAACAATCTCGCGTCGCTGCTAGCAGATCACAAAAGCGATGCGCCAAACTTGGAGCGTGCGTTTTTATTGAGCCGTGAATTCGAAAAAGATGCTCCACACCCGCTGTTTCTCGATACGTTGGCGTGGGTGCGGCTAAAAATGGGGCATCTCGAAGATGCACTTCGCATTATGCGGCAAGCAGTTGTGAAAGCCCCGGATCTCCCGATCCTCAATTATCACCTCGGCGCGGCACTCTATCAGTCAGGCCGCAATGTCGAAGCCAAGGTGTATCTCGCGAAAGCGCTGAAGAGCACAGAACAATTCCAAGGCCGACGTGAAGCGCAACAGTTGCTCGCCAGGACGAGCGGATAG